One window of Etheostoma spectabile isolate EspeVRDwgs_2016 chromosome 6, UIUC_Espe_1.0, whole genome shotgun sequence genomic DNA carries:
- the rab42b gene encoding ras-related protein Rab-42b isoform X1: MINTDCSTDCDINKEWLLCLFLNIWSVKGPTATMDLTLWQYQFRIIMLGDSTVGKSSLLKRYTEDLFLESINQTVGVDFYVHFLDVKPGVRVKLQFWDTAGQERFRSVTRSYYRNSVGGLLVFDMTNQDSFDHIKEWHAEVCERVQPHKVLFVLVGQKSDRDAQGERVVSREEAEKLARQLEVPYVEASARTGEGVRDAFELLTRRVYQGLLSGEVELQEGWDGVKCATPHTLQLQRANLAQPSTASKNNKCCA, translated from the exons ATGATCAACACGGACTGCTCTACTGATTGCGACATTAATAAGGAGTGGctgctgtgtttgtttctcaACATTTGGAGCGTCAAGGGACCAACTG CAACAATGGACCTGACTTTGTGGCAGTACCAGTTCAGGATCATCATGCTGGGGGACTCCACAGTGGGCAAGTCATCCTTGCTGAAGCGCTACACCGAAGACTTGTTCCTGGAGTCCATCAACCAGACAGTGGGTGTAGACTTCTATGTTCACTTCCTGGATGTGAAGCCGGGGGTCCGTGTCAAATTGCAGTTTTGGGACACAGCTGGACAGGAGAGGTTCAG ATCAGTGACCCGTTCTTATTACCGCAACTCAGTCGGAGGCCTGCTGGTGTTTGACATGACCAACCAAGACTCCTTTGACCATATTAAGGAGTGGCATGCTGAAGTGTGCGAGCGAGTGCAGCCACATAAAGTTCTGTTTGTTCTGGTGGGCCAAAAGAGCGACCGAGATGCTCAGGGGGAGAGGGTGGTGAGTCGGGAAGAGGCTGAGAAACTGGCCAGGCAGCTAGAGGTGCCCTATGTGGAGGCCTCTGCTCGGACAGGTGAGGGCGTGAGGGACGCCTTTGAGCTGCTAACTCGGCGGGTCTACCAGGGTCTGTTGagtggagaggtagagctgcAGGAGGGCTGGGATGGAGTGAAGTGCGCTACACCACATACGCTGCAGTTGCAGAGAGCCAACCTGGCACAGCCCAGCACAGCCTCCAAGAACAACAAGTGTTGTGCTTAA
- the rab42b gene encoding ras-related protein Rab-42b isoform X2 → MDLTLWQYQFRIIMLGDSTVGKSSLLKRYTEDLFLESINQTVGVDFYVHFLDVKPGVRVKLQFWDTAGQERFRSVTRSYYRNSVGGLLVFDMTNQDSFDHIKEWHAEVCERVQPHKVLFVLVGQKSDRDAQGERVVSREEAEKLARQLEVPYVEASARTGEGVRDAFELLTRRVYQGLLSGEVELQEGWDGVKCATPHTLQLQRANLAQPSTASKNNKCCA, encoded by the exons ATGGACCTGACTTTGTGGCAGTACCAGTTCAGGATCATCATGCTGGGGGACTCCACAGTGGGCAAGTCATCCTTGCTGAAGCGCTACACCGAAGACTTGTTCCTGGAGTCCATCAACCAGACAGTGGGTGTAGACTTCTATGTTCACTTCCTGGATGTGAAGCCGGGGGTCCGTGTCAAATTGCAGTTTTGGGACACAGCTGGACAGGAGAGGTTCAG ATCAGTGACCCGTTCTTATTACCGCAACTCAGTCGGAGGCCTGCTGGTGTTTGACATGACCAACCAAGACTCCTTTGACCATATTAAGGAGTGGCATGCTGAAGTGTGCGAGCGAGTGCAGCCACATAAAGTTCTGTTTGTTCTGGTGGGCCAAAAGAGCGACCGAGATGCTCAGGGGGAGAGGGTGGTGAGTCGGGAAGAGGCTGAGAAACTGGCCAGGCAGCTAGAGGTGCCCTATGTGGAGGCCTCTGCTCGGACAGGTGAGGGCGTGAGGGACGCCTTTGAGCTGCTAACTCGGCGGGTCTACCAGGGTCTGTTGagtggagaggtagagctgcAGGAGGGCTGGGATGGAGTGAAGTGCGCTACACCACATACGCTGCAGTTGCAGAGAGCCAACCTGGCACAGCCCAGCACAGCCTCCAAGAACAACAAGTGTTGTGCTTAA
- the LOC116691679 gene encoding CTP synthase 1 yields MKYILVTGGVISGIGKGIIASSVGTILKSCGLHVTAIKIDPYINIDAGTFSPYEHGEVFVLDDGGEVDLDLGNYERFLDICLTKDNNLTTGRIYQSVINKERRGDYLGKTVQVVPHITDAIQEWVMKQARISVDSDGVEPQVCVIELGGTVGDIESMPFIEAFRQFQFKVKKENFCNIHVSLVPQPNTTGEQKTKPTQNSVRELRGLGLSPDLIMCRCSSPLETAVKEKISMFCHVEPTQVICVHDVSSVYRVPLLLEDQGVVSYLCQRLSLPIEMRPRRMLAKWKEMADRSARLLEHVSIALVGKYTKLSDSYTSVIKALEHSALAVNHKLEVKYIDSADLETTTLQNEPVKYHEAWQKLCSSHGVLVPGGFGVRGTEGKMLAINWARKQNKPFLGVCLGMQLAVCEFARNVLGWEDANSTEFNPESTHPVVIDMPEHNPGQMGGTMRLGKRRTIFKSSTSVLRKLYGDVEYVDERHRHRFEVNPELKHHFEKRGLQFVGEDVEGERMEVIELDDHCYFVGVQFHPEFTSRPIKPSPPYFGLLLAAAGKLQSYLAKGCRLSPRDTYSDRSGSSSPEVDISELKFPSLS; encoded by the exons ATGAAGTACATCCTGGTGACCGGGGGTGTCATATCTGGTATTGGTAAAGGCATCATTGCCAGCAGCGTGGGAACGATCCTAAAGTCCTGCGGCCTTCACGTCACAGCCATCAAAATTGATCCGTACATCAATATTGACGCTGGCACCTTTTCTCCATATGAACACG GTGAAGTTTTTGTTCTCGATGATGGCGGGGAGGTGGATCTGGACTTGGGGAACTATGAGCGTTTCCTGGACATCTGTCTTACCAAAGACAACAACCTAACCACTGGACGGATCTACCAGTCGGTCATCAacaaggagaggaggggagactACCTGGGCAAGACTGTACAGG TGGTACCACACATCACTGATGCCATCCAGGAGTGGGTGATGAAGCAGGCCAGGATCTCGGTAGATAGTGATGGTGTGGAGCCTCAAGTTTGTGTCATAGAG CTGGGAGGCACAGTGGGGGACATTGAGAGTATGCCCTTCATCGAGGCCTTCAGACAGTTCCAGTTCAAGGTGAAGAAGGAGAACTTCTGCAACATCCATGTCAGCCTGGTACCACAG CCAAATACCACGGGAGAGCAAAAAACCAAACCGACCCAGAACAGTGTCCGAGAGCTCAGAGGGCTGGGCTTGTCTCCAGACTTG ATAATGTGCCGCTGTTCATCACCCCTAGAAACCGCTGTCAAGGAGAAGATCTCCATGTTTTGTCATGTGGAGCCCACACAG GTGATCTGTGTCCATGACGTCTCCTCAGTCTACAGAGTGCCCCTGCTGCTGGAGGACCAGGGTGTTGTGAGCTACCTCTGTCAGCGGCTGAGCCTGCCCATCGAGATGAGGCCGAGGAGGATGCTCGCAAAGTGGAAGGAGATGGCTGACAG ATCTGCCCGTCTCTTGGAGCATGTCTCTATAGCGCTGGTGGGGAAATACACAAAGTTATCTGACTCCTACACCTCCGTTATAAAGGCCCTAGAGCACTCTGCCCTCGCCGTTAATCACAAACTAGAGGTCAAG TACATAGACTCTGCAGACCTTGAGACTACCACTCTGCAAAATGAGCCAGTGAAATATCATGAGGCCTGGCAAAAACTCTGCAGTTCTCA TGGTGTGTTGGTACCAGGAGGTTTTGGTGTAAGAGGGACAGAAGGCAAGATGCTAGCTATTAACTGGGCGAGGAAACAGAATAAGCCATTCCTAG GAGTATGTTTGGGCATGCAGCTGGCAGTGTGTGAGTTCGCCCGCAATGTTCTTGGATGGGAAG ATGCCAACTCCACAGAATTTAATCCGGAATCCACTCACCCCGTG GTGATTGACATGCCAGAGCACAACCCAGGGCAGATGGGTGGGACGATGAGGTTGGGGAAGAGGCGGACGATTTTCAAATCCAGCACCAGTGTACTGA GAAAACTGTATGGAGATGTGGAATATGTTGACGAGAGGCACAGACACAGATTTGAG GTGAACCCAGAGTTGAAGCACCACTTTGAAAAAAGGGGTCTTCAGTTTGTTGGCGAGGACGTGGAAGGAGAGAGAATGGAGGTCATTGAATTGGATG ATCATTGTTACTTTGTTGGGGTGCAGTTCCATCCAGAGTTCACCTCGAGGCCCATCAAACCCTCTCCTCCATACTTTGGTCTCCTGCTGGCTGCTGCAGGAAAACTCCAGAGCTACCTGGCCAAGGGCTGCCGTCTCTCGCCACG GGACACTTACAGCGACCGCAGTGGCAGCAGCTCTCCTGAAGTTGACATCTCTGAGCTGAAGTTCCCCTCTTTGTCTTGA